A portion of the Marinobacter alexandrii genome contains these proteins:
- the dnaK gene encoding molecular chaperone DnaK codes for MGKIIGIDLGTTNSCVSVMEGNEPVVIQNSEGRRTTPSIVAFLDDGKGERKVGDSAKRQAITNPRNTISSVKRFMGKKYSEVSAERKNMSYEVEAGSNDTVRVKIGDRTYTPQEISAMILQKMKSTAEDFLGQEVKEAVVTVPAYFNDAERQATKEAGQIAGLDVKRIINEPTAAALAYGLDKKDADMKIAVYDLGGGTFDISILELGEGVFEVKSTNGDVHLGGDDFDGVIIDWLADEFKNDENIDLRKDPMALQRLKEAAEKAKIELSGSTETEINLPYIMPVDGVPKHLVRKLSRAKFEQLADDLVKRSMKPVEAALKDAGLSTSEIDEVILVGGSTRIPKIQEEVEKFFGKKPSKGVNPDEVVAIGAAIQGGVLTGEVKDVLLLDVTPLSLGIETMGGVFTKLIESNTTIPTKKSETFSTAADNQPSVEIHVLQGERPVANGNKSIGKFHLDGIPPAPRGVPQVEVTFDIDANGILSVSAKDKGTGKEQKIRIEASSGLTDEEIEKMKQDAEANAEADKQAKEKVEKINQADSLIFQTEKQLSEFGEKLSEGNKTAIDGALTKLKEAHGKQDLAEIDTAMEALNNAWTAASQEMYAAQGGAEGAPGADPTGGASAGADAGSSNGADDVSDVEFEEVEEEKK; via the coding sequence ATGGGAAAAATCATAGGTATCGACTTAGGAACTACCAACTCTTGCGTTTCCGTAATGGAGGGTAATGAGCCGGTAGTGATCCAGAATAGCGAAGGACGAAGAACGACTCCTTCCATCGTAGCATTTCTTGACGATGGAAAAGGGGAAAGAAAAGTAGGTGATTCTGCCAAACGTCAGGCAATTACGAATCCAAGAAATACTATCAGCTCTGTGAAAAGATTCATGGGCAAGAAATATTCTGAGGTAAGTGCAGAGCGAAAAAACATGTCGTACGAGGTGGAAGCTGGTAGCAATGATACTGTACGTGTGAAGATTGGAGATAGAACATATACTCCTCAAGAAATCTCTGCAATGATTCTTCAGAAAATGAAGTCTACTGCTGAGGACTTCTTGGGTCAAGAAGTAAAAGAAGCAGTGGTGACTGTTCCTGCATACTTCAACGATGCGGAAAGACAAGCAACGAAAGAGGCAGGACAAATCGCAGGCCTAGATGTGAAAAGAATCATCAATGAACCTACTGCAGCAGCTTTAGCTTATGGTCTTGATAAGAAAGATGCGGACATGAAGATTGCGGTGTATGACCTTGGTGGTGGTACATTCGATATCTCTATCTTGGAATTAGGTGAAGGTGTTTTTGAGGTGAAGTCTACGAACGGTGACGTACACCTTGGTGGTGATGATTTTGATGGTGTGATTATAGACTGGTTGGCAGACGAATTTAAAAATGATGAGAATATTGATCTTAGAAAAGATCCAATGGCGCTTCAGCGTTTGAAAGAAGCTGCAGAGAAGGCAAAAATTGAACTTTCAGGATCAACAGAAACTGAAATTAACTTGCCATACATCATGCCAGTTGACGGAGTGCCTAAGCACTTGGTGAGAAAATTGAGCCGTGCGAAATTCGAGCAACTTGCAGATGATTTAGTGAAGAGATCGATGAAGCCAGTAGAAGCAGCATTGAAGGATGCAGGTCTATCTACCTCAGAAATTGATGAAGTAATCTTAGTAGGTGGTTCTACTAGAATTCCTAAGATTCAGGAGGAAGTTGAAAAGTTTTTTGGTAAGAAACCTTCTAAAGGTGTAAATCCTGATGAAGTTGTTGCAATTGGAGCTGCGATTCAAGGAGGTGTATTAACCGGAGAGGTGAAAGATGTATTGCTTCTAGACGTAACTCCACTTTCATTGGGTATTGAAACCATGGGAGGTGTATTTACAAAACTGATTGAGTCTAATACGACTATTCCAACGAAGAAGTCCGAGACATTCTCTACAGCTGCTGATAACCAGCCTTCGGTGGAAATCCACGTATTGCAGGGTGAGCGTCCGGTGGCAAATGGGAACAAGTCGATTGGTAAATTTCACCTAGATGGCATTCCACCAGCACCGAGAGGCGTACCTCAGGTAGAAGTCACATTTGATATTGATGCGAATGGTATCTTAAGCGTGAGCGCTAAAGATAAAGGGACTGGCAAAGAGCAGAAGATCAGAATCGAGGCATCTTCAGGATTGACGGATGAGGAAATCGAGAAAATGAAGCAGGACGCAGAAGCAAATGCGGAAGCTGATAAGCAAGCCAAAGAAAAAGTTGAAAAAATCAATCAGGCGGATTCATTAATCTTCCAGACAGAGAAGCAGTTGAGTGAGTTTGGAGAAAAACTTTCTGAAGGTAACAAAACAGCTATTGACGGTGCGTTGACTAAATTGAAGGAAGCGCATGGTAAGCAAGACCTTGCTGAGATAGATACAGCAATGGAAGCATTGAACAATGCATGGACTGCAGCTTCTCAAGAGATGTATGCCGCTCAGGGCGGTGCTGAAGGTGCTCCTGGAGCTGATCCTACAGGTGGTGCAAGTGCAGGCGCTGATGCAGGTTCGAGCAATGGTGCAGACGATGTGTCTGATGTAGAATTCGAAGAGGTAGAAGAGGAGAAAAAATAG